One window from the genome of Amycolatopsis sp. NBC_01480 encodes:
- a CDS encoding ESX secretion-associated protein EspG, translating into MLLAEPVTVPRLALAQAWEWERVGAPHPVIGMVDVWLEDDIVGRFEDLTRQVLAEPGFYDLRRGRFVGEFRDLLLATANAESECYCFSSTSDGQSTATLAVPAGRSAIRYIVDGDRVTLEKIPRHRLIRAVVESLTACAPADIRQFSVARSEYESSGDGEAYSLDTTSDYTAPDSAEQLRTAMTARRIGGHQFYVASRTNRGRVTSMPLTAVDTAEHGRFLTYLQDGPGGEEITCGPGSLDYITGTLENTLQALQ; encoded by the coding sequence GTGTTGCTGGCTGAACCGGTGACGGTGCCGCGTCTGGCGTTGGCACAGGCGTGGGAATGGGAGCGCGTTGGCGCGCCGCATCCGGTGATCGGCATGGTCGACGTGTGGCTTGAGGACGACATTGTCGGCAGGTTCGAGGACCTGACCCGGCAAGTCCTGGCGGAGCCCGGTTTCTACGACCTACGCAGGGGTCGTTTCGTCGGCGAGTTCCGGGATTTGTTGCTGGCCACGGCGAACGCGGAATCCGAGTGTTACTGCTTCTCCTCGACCAGCGACGGGCAAAGCACCGCCACGCTGGCAGTGCCGGCCGGACGATCGGCCATTCGGTACATAGTGGATGGTGATCGAGTCACGCTGGAGAAGATCCCGCGCCATCGACTCATTCGCGCCGTCGTTGAGAGCTTGACCGCGTGTGCTCCGGCAGACATCCGCCAGTTCAGCGTGGCGCGGTCGGAGTACGAGTCCAGTGGGGACGGCGAAGCATACTCCCTCGACACGACCAGCGACTACACCGCGCCCGACTCCGCCGAGCAATTGCGGACAGCCATGACAGCGCGACGGATCGGCGGCCACCAGTTCTATGTCGCTTCCCGTACCAACCGCGGGCGCGTCACCAGTATGCCTCTGACAGCCGTCGACACGGCGGAGCACGGCCGATTCCTCACCTATCTGCAGGACGGCCCGGGCGGCGAAGAGATCACATGTGGACCAGGCAGTCTCGACTACATCACTGGAACCCTGGAAAACACCCTGCAAGCTTTACAGTAA
- a CDS encoding DUF3558 domain-containing protein, with protein MGRLSVAVGIVVTLCGLAACSGETGKATPTSGTSSPASPSSGQQPGAAVPTISNPLPASVIQRDPCSVLTSTQIDGLFTGTPTQSPVQDTGAAKSCSWSDLDKGSLVGVQLVYAWKDGLRTVYNTQSQGGFFKVLQPVQGYPVVAYGPHDERSQGRCSVAIGIADNAAFDIDVTLARSVVGQADPCQDANHVADLAVTTLKGGA; from the coding sequence ATGGGACGCCTCAGCGTCGCCGTTGGAATTGTCGTGACGTTGTGCGGGCTTGCCGCCTGCTCCGGCGAGACCGGCAAAGCGACCCCGACGTCCGGTACGTCGTCGCCTGCCTCCCCGAGCAGCGGGCAGCAACCTGGTGCCGCGGTTCCGACGATCTCCAACCCGCTGCCCGCGTCAGTCATCCAACGCGACCCGTGCTCAGTCCTGACGTCGACTCAAATTGACGGGCTCTTCACGGGAACACCGACGCAGAGTCCTGTTCAGGACACGGGCGCGGCAAAATCGTGCTCTTGGAGTGATCTCGACAAGGGGTCGCTCGTGGGCGTTCAGCTTGTGTACGCCTGGAAGGACGGGCTTCGCACCGTCTACAACACCCAGAGTCAGGGCGGATTCTTCAAGGTTCTGCAACCGGTGCAGGGCTATCCCGTTGTCGCGTACGGGCCCCATGACGAGCGTTCGCAAGGACGTTGCAGCGTTGCTATCGGAATTGCCGACAATGCAGCTTTCGATATCGATGTGACGCTTGCAAGGTCCGTCGTCGGTCAGGCAGACCCTTGCCAGGATGCGAACCACGTCGCTGATTTGGCCGTCACCACGCTGAAGGGCGGTGCATGA
- a CDS encoding NUDIX hydrolase → MADEHGSWKTFGERLVYDNRWVKVGLTDVEAPNGERWEYHVVHLARIAIALIVNDQDEALMLWRYRFATEQWGYELLGGMVDEGDDSAGTAAREAAEESGWQPIGEPEHLVSFEPLPGQVTAPVDVYLWRAAEHIGEPTETEEVGRVEWVPLSRVNELAQRQELLGSGTLVSLLYYLNSRQG, encoded by the coding sequence GTGGCTGATGAGCATGGGTCGTGGAAGACGTTCGGTGAGCGGCTGGTCTACGACAATCGGTGGGTCAAGGTCGGGTTGACGGACGTAGAGGCACCGAACGGGGAGCGCTGGGAGTACCACGTGGTGCACCTCGCCCGGATCGCCATCGCTCTGATCGTGAACGACCAGGACGAAGCGCTGATGCTGTGGCGCTACCGGTTCGCCACGGAGCAGTGGGGCTACGAATTGCTGGGCGGCATGGTCGACGAGGGCGACGACTCGGCGGGGACCGCTGCAAGGGAAGCCGCGGAGGAGTCCGGCTGGCAGCCGATCGGCGAGCCGGAGCACCTGGTCAGCTTCGAGCCGCTGCCCGGCCAAGTCACGGCCCCGGTCGATGTGTACCTGTGGCGCGCAGCCGAGCACATCGGCGAGCCGACCGAGACCGAAGAGGTCGGAAGGGTCGAATGGGTGCCGTTGTCCAGGGTCAACGAACTCGCGCAACGTCAGGAGCTGCTGGGGTCTGGGACGTTGGTGTCCCTGCTGTACTACCTGAACTCACGTCAAGGGTGA
- a CDS encoding tetratricopeptide repeat protein: MRALLREIYGRTDAELGFPPSVPAIGGELAERLAIAKRVDPEMIALFRSEVDSVRHADRRHGSALRLERLRGQIDEVEDRLRHTLLERDRAPLAGVLVEASTLAGWNSLDMGSLSQAWLHYERAKSAARESGSTALLAHATAEQAFVLIDAGNIEDAVALFAEARSIGAQAPHLLRAWLAAAEGEACAIAGNRDGALRAFDEADALRPSEVVHPELPFLFLGGSHLDRWRGNALVHLGAPEAIDQLEGLIDRTQASFVRVGGAIYVDLALAYSAAGDREAARTYAQRARRIISEVGSVRLRRRLERLVLPGDSPLT; the protein is encoded by the coding sequence ATGCGCGCGCTCCTGCGCGAGATCTACGGCCGCACCGACGCTGAACTCGGCTTTCCTCCGAGCGTCCCTGCTATCGGGGGCGAGCTGGCCGAACGGCTTGCCATCGCCAAGCGGGTCGATCCCGAGATGATCGCCTTGTTCCGTAGCGAGGTCGACAGCGTCCGGCACGCCGACCGGCGCCACGGCTCAGCCTTACGGCTCGAACGCTTACGCGGCCAGATCGACGAGGTGGAAGACCGGCTGCGGCACACGCTGTTGGAGCGCGATCGAGCGCCGTTGGCCGGGGTGCTCGTCGAGGCGTCCACTCTGGCCGGCTGGAACTCCCTCGACATGGGTTCACTCAGCCAGGCCTGGCTGCACTACGAACGTGCGAAGTCCGCGGCACGTGAATCCGGGTCGACGGCACTGCTCGCCCACGCCACCGCTGAGCAGGCGTTCGTCCTGATCGATGCGGGCAACATCGAGGACGCCGTAGCTCTGTTCGCCGAGGCACGATCGATCGGCGCGCAGGCTCCGCACCTGTTACGTGCGTGGCTGGCCGCCGCCGAGGGTGAGGCCTGCGCGATCGCCGGAAACCGCGACGGTGCGTTGCGCGCGTTCGACGAGGCTGACGCGCTCCGACCGTCCGAAGTCGTCCACCCGGAGCTACCGTTTCTGTTCCTCGGCGGCTCCCATCTGGACCGCTGGCGCGGGAACGCGCTCGTCCACCTCGGCGCACCGGAAGCCATCGACCAGCTCGAAGGGCTGATTGACCGCACGCAAGCGTCCTTCGTCCGTGTGGGAGGGGCCATCTACGTTGACCTTGCGCTTGCCTACAGTGCGGCCGGAGATCGTGAGGCGGCCCGGACCTATGCGCAGCGTGCCCGCCGGATCATCTCCGAAGTCGGGTCCGTGCGGCTGCGTCGCCGCCTGGAACGGCTCGTGCTCCCCGGTGACTCACCCTTGACGTGA
- a CDS encoding XRE family transcriptional regulator — MSEDWAAVAKTINERVHELGWKQRELAERSQVSQAIVREIQNHTVERKRSDRTLEALALALGLHPQHLLAVLHGRIPPAPGQPREDMEDAVSARLAVIELRLSQITDQLADLNASIAALVGRDGTRRG, encoded by the coding sequence GTGTCGGAAGACTGGGCGGCGGTCGCGAAGACCATCAACGAGCGCGTGCACGAGCTCGGGTGGAAGCAACGCGAACTGGCGGAACGCTCGCAGGTCTCTCAGGCGATCGTCCGCGAGATCCAGAACCACACCGTCGAGCGCAAGCGCAGTGACCGCACGCTCGAAGCGCTTGCCCTGGCGCTCGGGTTGCACCCGCAACACCTGCTCGCCGTGCTGCACGGTCGCATACCGCCGGCGCCCGGCCAGCCCCGCGAGGACATGGAAGACGCCGTGTCGGCACGCCTGGCCGTGATCGAGCTGCGGCTGTCGCAGATCACCGACCAACTCGCCGACCTGAATGCGAGCATTGCCGCACTGGTCGGCCGTGATGGGACTCGCCGCGGTTAG
- a CDS encoding helix-turn-helix domain-containing protein — translation MPKKLPDAVQPAFYSLADAAWILGVDHDQVHRAIRVGTLRAERRRSRLVIPAAELLRVLDGGAR, via the coding sequence ATGCCGAAGAAACTTCCTGACGCCGTTCAACCGGCGTTCTACTCACTGGCCGACGCTGCGTGGATTCTCGGCGTCGACCACGACCAAGTGCACCGCGCCATTCGGGTAGGCACGCTCCGCGCGGAACGTCGCCGCTCCCGACTCGTCATCCCTGCTGCTGAGTTGCTGCGGGTGCTCGACGGCGGTGCGCGATGA
- a CDS encoding WhiB family transcriptional regulator — protein MTDYDYTEMAAQLDRYADVPDQVLNDVVSRDGLCFWAFDRADMPRLSGDDPPDRELAFRLCAGCPVIDECRELELRTAGPDTVGVWGALPDTDRRALYPVWLARREGGEA, from the coding sequence ATGACCGATTACGACTACACGGAGATGGCTGCTCAGCTTGACCGGTACGCCGATGTGCCGGACCAGGTGCTGAACGACGTGGTGTCCAGGGACGGTCTGTGTTTCTGGGCGTTCGACCGGGCGGACATGCCACGGCTGTCCGGAGATGACCCGCCGGACCGGGAGCTTGCGTTCCGATTGTGCGCGGGGTGTCCGGTGATTGACGAGTGCCGGGAACTGGAGTTGCGGACAGCCGGGCCGGACACGGTCGGGGTGTGGGGTGCGTTGCCGGACACCGATCGGCGTGCGCTGTATCCGGTGTGGCTGGCTCGCCGCGAAGGTGGTGAGGCGTGA